The proteins below are encoded in one region of Leucoraja erinacea ecotype New England unplaced genomic scaffold, Leri_hhj_1 Leri_67S, whole genome shotgun sequence:
- the LOC129694460 gene encoding uncharacterized protein LOC129694460 gives MSHVCASSVQLAHVPLPHADPGLRVDPLQLPLKVGASGGGGRGSRRWEWLGLALLLALPAASPDSAELYLVCCALLGSGGLCWSLLGHTRLARACWDSCGALGFVGLSCLLLACAGPAGMCVVAACVAVVWRGPAHPLLLALSWGGFLSLLWLLETDVWAWWVCCAVLGVAGSCCSLLGLCRAAGLWRWCCGAQGYVGLCLLLAAPFGLLWAAPGTVTLALALQRPYAQPWPTAALLGYTIALLGFTATWCLLLGNPEIPVLALTTAACAWWRLTPAHRHWLPTQEDAGPGV, from the coding sequence ATGTCCCATGTCTGTGCCTCTAGTGTTCAGCTTGCCCATGTACCCCTCCCTCATGCAGACCCTGGGCTGAGGGTGGACCCTCTGCAGCTGCCCCTCAAGGTGGGGGCATCTGGAGGAGGTGGCCGGGGCAGCCGGCGTTGGGAATGGCTGGGCCTGGCGCTGCTCCTGGCTCTTCCCGCGGCCTCTCCGGACAGTGCCGAGCTCTACCTGGTCTGCTGTGCCCTGCTGGGATCCGGTGGCCTCTGCTGGTCCCTGCTGGGGCACACCCGCCTGGCCCGGGCCTGCTGGGATTCCTGCGGGGCGCTGGGCTTTGTGGGGCTCTCCTGCCTCCTGCTGGCCTGTGCTGGGCCTGCTGGGATGTGTGTGGTCGCTGCCTGTGTGGCGGTGGTGTGGAGAGGTCCAGCCCATCCACTTCTGCTGGCGCTGAGCTGGGGGGGGTTTCTCAGCCTGCTGTGGCTGTTGGAGACGGACGTGTGGGCCTGGTgggtgtgctgtgctgtgctgggaGTCGCTGGCTCCTGCTGCTCTCTGCTGGGCCTCTGCAGGGCTGCGGGGCTGTGGCGATGGTGCTGTGGGGCCCAGGGCTATGTCGGGCTGTGCCTCCTCCTCGCTGCCCCATTCGGCCTCCTGTGGGCTGCTCCCGGCACCGTCACCCTTGCCCTGGCACTCCAACGCCCCTATGCCCAGCCCTGGCCCACAGCTGCCCTGCTGGGATACACCATCGCCCTGCTGGGATTCACCGCCACCTGGTGCTTGCTGCTGGGGAACCCTGAGATCCCAGTGCTGGCTCTCACCACTGCCGCCTGTGCATGGTGGCGTCTGACCCCTGCCCACCGTCACTGGCTCCCCACCCAGGAAGATGCAGGGCCaggggtgtaa
- the LOC129694465 gene encoding butyrophilin subfamily 1 member A1-like translates to MNAVGFPSDVPGRLAPTGISTWSSQTWDVLTVAVIMVSVTTWVIARKRGCEGPGCEGRGSLALELLLQVMILAPTMLFCYWGSSCPEPLRAVGTDRPTVSVPGDSVVLPCRAVTHTQAGSLGLEWRNLRTGDVILACGEDGGECRGYREGAWLLDSGREARDLSLHLDTVRVTDAGRYKCTIFTGRHSSTALMELSVAALGTKPIIAVECVGDSTLLYSCRSGGWFPEPALVWKSSDGTSLLPRSNVSRTRGEAGLYGLEIQYWAHHDVPHSVICIARNTVTNVKMVSAARTSGEQQ, encoded by the exons ATGAACGCAGTGGGTTTCCCCAGCGATGTTCCTG GGCGATTGGCACCCACAGGTATCTCAACCTGGTCATCTCAGACTTGGGATGTCCTCACAGTAGCTGTGATCATGGTCAGCGTGACGACCTGGGTTATAGCTCGCAAAC GAGGGTGTGAGGGGCcagggtgtgaggggaggggcagCCTGGCACTGGAGCTTCTGCTACAGGTGATGATACTGGCACCAACAATGCTGTTCTGCTACTGGGGATCATCCTGCCCAG AGCCGCTGCGGGCAGTGGGTACAGACagacccaccgtgtccgtgccgggaGACAGCGTGGTGCTGCCGTGCCGGGCGGTGACCCACACACAGGCCGGGAGCCTGGGGCTGGAGTGGAGGAACCTGCGGACAGGAGACGTGATCCTGGCGTGTGGAGAGGACGGGGGAGAGTGCCGGGGCTACAGGGAGGGGGCCTGGCTGCTGGACAGTGGGCGAGAGGCCAGAGACCTGTCCTTGCACCTGGACACAGTCAGAGTGACCGATGCGGGCAGGTACAAGTGCACCATCTTCACCGGCAGGCACTCCAGCACCGCACTGATGGAGCTCAGCGTGGCCG CTCTTGGGACGAAGCCCATCATCGCAGTCGAGTGTGTCGGTGACTCCACCCTCCTCTACAGCTGTCGATCGGGTGGGTGGTTCCCCGAGCCTGCCCTGGTGTGGAAGAGCAGTGACGGGACCAGCCTGTTGCCGCGGTCGAACGTGAGCAGGACCAGGGGCGAGGCTGGTCTGTACGGGCTGGAGATCCAGTACTGGGCCCACCACGACGTGCCGCACTCTGTCATCTGCATCGCCCGCAACACGGTGACAAACGTCAAGATGGTGTCAGCTGCACGCACCTCAGGTGAACAACAGTGA